tcttctgtctcagcctcttgagtagctgggactacaggtgcgcatcaccacgactggctaatttttgtatttttagtagagatggggtttcaccatattggccaggctggtctcgaactcctgacctcacgatctgcctgcctccacctcccaaagtgctgggattacaggcatgagccaccatgcccggcccctcctTGTAATTTCACACCCTATGCCCAGCCTCCTTACTGATGCATCCTGGAATGCCCTTCTCCAACCTTGCTTCCTTCACCACTGGAAAAATCTACTCATCTTTCAAAGCTCAGATCAAATGTTCACACTGTGTTGCTTTCTTTAATACCACATCCCATCCCCAAGATTTAATTCCCTCCTTGGTCCATTATGGCTGTTCTattatcaggttggtgcaaaagtaattgctgtttttgccattaggACCTGATGAGTTAATAAATGAGTGAGAACAGTGTCTTGCACATAGTAACCACTCAAAAAATGGCAGTTATTTTCATTCTTAGTGTTACCGTTGCTAAGTGCTATGTCATGCGGAAAGATTAGGTGTTTCTGGAGGGCAGGAACAGGAACAGTATCATATCCTCTGAGAATTCTTCCCCACTCACCAGCCCAATATTGTATGGAATTGACCAGGGATCTACAGACACTTACTGGAGTCTGTAGTATCTTATATTTGTCAAGTGCTCTACAGAATGCAGAATCTGGCAATATTATCACCCATTTAAACTTCACAACGGCCTTGGGAAGTTGTTACTATGCTTAAGCTGGCAAGTGGCAGAGTCTCCAGCTGCAACTGGAACTCCAACGTCATGAGAGAGAAATGCAAGAACGCTGGGGATCCCGggcaagtttttcttttctggccCAGGCAACAGCTTTGGTCTTTCATATCCTTTTTCTTACTGCTGAGAACATGGCCATGACGGAGTGGGAAGGCTGCAAAAACACGAGGACTCCGTTCACACACAGAACTGACTTAGGCCAGGGTGTGGACAGGGGAAGGCTATTAATACAAGATATCCTCAGCCGTGACAGTGGCCTCTTCAATCTTGGTCTTAATCTCAGGGAGGGGAATATGACTGATCGCCACCACGACCAAGTTTGCGGCGTGGGCCGACGCGCTGGCCACGCAGATCCAAAACGACTCTTCGTACTGTTCTTCCAGCACCACAAACTGGAAGAGCTTCTCCTGAAAGTTGGCGATTCGTTCTGTCAGGTCATGAAATTTCACCGCAGCCATGAAGCTGCCTATGGCTAACGCCACGACTCCACCTGAAACCCAAAAAGGTCACCCTCACTCACGGCTCCGTTTTGCGATTGTGACAACTCTGTGAGAGGTGGCATTTCTGTGCCACGTGTGACAAACTTGCTTTGGGTTAGAAAAGTTATGAGGAAGACATAAGTTTTAATCTGCTTTTAAAAGTAGGAGCTAACCCACACAGTATGAAGGAGAAAGGCAGGATTGTGCGGGGAAAGAGAGAATCTGCTTTATATCAGATCAACTTTGAAATTCTACCCctccaatttttatttatttatttatttatttatttatttatttatttatttttaatttttttgagatggagtcttgctctattgcccaggctggagtgcagcggcgccatctcggctggctgcaacctccaccgcccgggttcaagtgattctcctgcctcagcctcccaagtagctgggactacaagtgcttgtcaccacacctggctaatttttgtattttgagtagagacggggtttcatcatgttgcccaggctggtctcaaactcctgatctcaagtgatccattcgccttggcctcccaaagtgctggaaatacaggcgtttgagccactgcacccggcccactcTTCCAAGTTTTCCCCTTACCAAGTACCATGCTTCCTGGGGATCCACATTTGGAGAAGTTCATTGTCTAAAATGTCTCAGGATTTCTATGAAGACTGTGAAGGCTATGTGGCAAGATGTAAGAAAAACTGTTGCTCTCCTCTTCAATTATCCTCCTTCCATGCTTAAGGACAAGGATGACCACTcacagaaggaggaaaggagggaggcgAAAACTGGAAGAATTCCAAACTACTTCCCTATGTTTTGCTTGAAACTTTGACCTTCTGGGAGGAatctaactctctctctctctctctctctctccccgccccccCAGTTTcaattttaattgatatttttaataacacATTTGTGATGCTTCTTAAAAGATTATTATCTTCATCGAAGAAAAATTTGGACACTAGAGAAAATCATAAACAAATTTACTTTTATCCTAAAAGCCAGCATGAACACTTTCAACATTTGactgtttttctttatgtttctttctctttaacaAAATTAGTATTATGGTGTTCTTACTTGGATTTTAAATTTGATCTTTTCCCCTCACTTGGACATTTTTACGTGTTGCTAAATATTCTGTTACAGCACgactttattgtttgtttgtttgttttttgagacagggtcttgctctgtcatccaggatagagtgcagtggtgtgatcatggctcattgcagccttgacctcctgggttcaagcgatcctcttgcctcagtctcctgagtagctgggatcatggatgtgtgtcaccatgcttggctaatttttggtttttgtttgtttgtggagatggggtctcactacattgcccaggctggtcttcaactcctgggctcaagcaatcctcccgcctcagcatccccaagtgctgggattacaggcatgagtcaccgtgccaggcTTACAGCATGACTATAAATGAGTGCATAGTATTTTATGCACTACACACTATAATTTATgtgggtatttttagtaaagactaaACAGTTTCTACTAAATTATAGATATACGGTCACACACTATAATTTATGTAAGTATGACCTTATTTCTGGGTGTCTATATTACTTCTAATTTTTGATATCATAAAGTGCTACAGCAAATACCATTTTATGTACATCCTTGTTCTCTCGTCGAGTATTTCCTTAGCATAAATCCAAACATGGAATTGTTTAGTCCAAATATATGCAAAGGCTATTCACCTTTTTCTGCCTTTAGACActgcagtgtttttgttttttttaagctcaGTGGCAAGAAATAAAGTTTTGTCAAAAGACATTAAGTtttacctgtttttatttttattttttttgaaacaaggttttgctctgttggctgaggctggagtgcagtggcatgatcacagttcgccacagcctggacctcccagactcaagcagttctcccacctcagcctcccttaagtgttgggattacagttcccaagtagccgagactgcaggcgcctgacaccacgcacagctaacttttttatttcttatttttgtagaaatggggtcttgctatgttgcccaggctattttGCCTGTTGCTAATCTCTCATCAGTAGAGTTTGAGAGTGCTATCTCTCTGAGGAAAGAAATGGACAGAGATAAGCATTTATTGAAAGCAGGGTTGAGCACTTTTTACATGCCAGCCTCTGTGAGGATGCATGCAGATGAGAAAGACACCTGTAGTCTTGATGAGGGCGAGCCATGTATATAAACAATTCTACAGGGTGGCTACCATCTGCAAACAAAGGCAAACACATAATAATTGACTTCTTGATATacattataatacataataaaataacactacctgtttttatattttatgatattctTGTATAAGGTAATCATAGTAAGGGGTTATTATCTGAATGGTACCTTGAATATTTGACCTGAGTTTTCAGAGATAGCCCTCATTTCACAAGATTCTGTTATTTTCATTACAGATGATGTGTTAAGTGCATAATTAAATGTGAATTAATTTCTGTGCATCAATATACTCCCAAATCAACatgcatgcgcgcacacacacacattttttagtttttggctTGGAAAATAGGTCATGATGGTCATAAACGAGAGCATGGATCTGTGCAAAAATAAAGAGCTTAGAATCAGTTATGCCTAGATTGGAATACCACCTCTGCCACTCATTGCTGTGTGActgtttaacttctctgagcctcaggctcTTCATCTGTAAACGTGGGTCTAATAATACCTCCTATAGAGATGTGGTGAGATGTAAACAAAGTAATGCATGCAAAATCCCCAGGTCCATGCCTAACTCTTAGTGGCTGCTCAGTAAGTTGCATCTAGTTTAAGGGCATGGTGCAGTGAAGGCGCTGggaaggtgagaggagggagagttgAGACAGCCAGCGAGCCCTGTCTGCATTAATATGCCCAGGTGTGTGGGGGGGAACACTAAAGACCTTGGCAGCTAGATGGCATTCACTTCCCCTTCTTAACCCAGAGCCTGAATGGAGGAGCCTTTCACAAATGGCCTCTTGCTCACAATACCCTTCTCTTCTGTCGTTTGTGGAGTTCCTCCCAGCCTCAACTGCAGCACCAGCTCCATCTCTTTCCCCGTCCCAAGGCCCCCACCTCTCCCTGCTTTCAGCTCTCTGTCTTCTGGCTTCTCCGTTCACCTCGATCTCTCTTTACTGCTCTAAGTCCTCAGCCATTCACGTACTCTAATAAGATGGTTCTTTATTGTGACAGACTCTGCAACTTAAAGAGGAAATTcatgagcactttgggaggccaaggaaggcggatcccttgacctcaggagtttgagactagcctgggcaacatggtgaaaccccatctctacaaaaactacaaaaaattagctgggcatggtggtgcacgcctgtactcccagctacttgggggcctgaggtgggaagatcacttgagcccaggaggtcaaggctgcagtgaactgagatcgcaccactgcactccagtgtggctgacaaaatgagaccctgtctcaaaaaagaaaaagaaaaagaggacattcatTCCATGCCCATCAAGAAGGTCTTAGGAAAGTCAAAGCTCCAGTGGCACATTTTAGTTCCTTCACACCTTCTGCCCAACTACTTGGAGCCCAGCCCTGTGATGGTGTGGACACAATTTTCTCTCCCTAAGGGACTTCTTACCTGCCAGGACATTCCATAGGCAGATACCCCCAGGACCGTTGACTGCCCGGTATGGGACCTGGATCATGTTGAGAATGGCAAAGCCCATGCTGACCAGAGCCAGGGCCAAGGCCAGGAAGAGGAGCAGCAGAATCATCACATGAAGGCCTGCATTGAGCTCCTTCACCAGGTGTGGAAAGACTAGGGAGACAAGACACAGCCGCTATTTCAATATCAGAGTTAGAGTCACTTTCATAAAGCCCAAGCTTGCTTACCACGAAGGCTTCAATAGACAGGGGTGAAGGCAAGACAGCAAGTATGCGGTTTTCAAACAGCGGGAGATTTTCTGAGACAAACTCATGGCCCCCAGATTCATGCCTGTCAGTTGATCAACAAGCCTCTCTTCCTTGGAGCGgacacaaaattaaaatgtgtccTGGCTGTCAGTTTAAGCTGCACCGAGCTTGAAGCTCTGGGGTCTGATGTGAACTGATGTACACAGGCCCCAGTGACTCCACAAGGTAGACCCTTGCTTACCCCCATGTATGAAGGACATATAATTCTCACATTGcacaacattttattaaaatattaatttgcctTACGAATATGGCAAAATAAGTTAGTGAAAtcttaatttctatttgttttctctatGTTTGCCATTAGTACTGGCTGTGAAGATGAAATGGCGTAGCATAATAGAGTAGCTCAAATATTGCCTGGTCAAGTCAGTTCTCAAAAATGGCAGCTGTGGTTATTGCTGTTATATTTTGATGGTTTTGGGAAAGTCATGTGACttctcaagcctcagtttcttcatcagtacAATGGGGATAGTAATCCGTGCAGATGAATTGAGGATAATCAACATTTACTAAGTGCAGTCATGGGCCAAACATTTTACATGGTCATCTTGTTCAATGCACATGACAAAGACATGAGGTAGATTTTATGAACTCCCTTTACCCACAGGCTTGGAGACATTAAATTGCTTGTGTTTGGGCAAGGCAACTCTAGACTCTATATAAGATTTATAATTCAATATACTATGAGAACAAATGTGACCCTGAAAGAGCCAGTCCTTCAAGATGGGTCCTGAGTGGTTAACTGGGTCTAAATTTAAAATAGGGCCAAGTGGCCATTTACTGACTAGGGGGTCACACACATCCTCTGAGTTCCTTGAAAACCCACACCTTTTTATCTTTGAGATTTGCCTCAGTTAATCAGGGCTCAGCTGTAATGACCAATCAGGGCTCAGCTGTATCAGCTAATCAGGGTTCAGCTGTATCGACCAATTAGAACTAAGTGAATTTGAATCCTTTATTTACATAAACAGACCTGATTGGAAACCTGCGTGGGAACTTTTGCTGTAAAACCTGagccttccctttcttctctggaATACACCTTCCTTTTACACCAGAGGCTGTGTTTCCCTGGTTTGCAAACTGTTAACTGGAATAAAGTCTTTCCTCAAAATTCCTTTTCTGAGAACTGTTGTTCACAACTGTGTGTTTTAACAGTGTCAAGTCATGATCTTTAGTAGTTATAAATGAAGAATTGAACATTATGAAAGCTACAGAACTTCTGAACATACTCATTCCTCTGCAATTGCTCCAAGGTTCCTGCTGAATACCCATCTGATGGAACCAGTTCCTTTGCTGGTTCACCCGCCTCTCTCAGTCACTGAAGGTTGGCGTCTCCCAATCCTGAGAagtagagtttttatttttcccattaggTGTCCTTTCCACTCACATGTTTTCAGGCACTCCACGTTTACACTGTAAGTTCtgatgtttctttccagttctgaatttccattaatttttatCTCCCTATGGTTATCTAATCGGCATTGGAAACTTTACCCTGGAAGATGAGCTCCTTTCCAGTGAGTTTGTCTTTGTAAAGCATCTTTCTTCCCTGTGCCTCTGTCCCATCTTAATGtcccttagattttttttttctcttttcaaacccTCAGCCCCTTTCTGTTTCAGACACAGTAGCTTGtgcctgatttttatttatttttatttttgagacagaatctcgttctgttgcccaggctggagtgcagtggcaccatctcagcttggtgtaacctcctcctctctgattcaagcaactctcgtgcctcagcctttccaatagctgggattacaggcacccaccaccatgcctggctaatttttgcattttcagtaggggggtttcaccatgttggccaggctggtctcgaacccctggcctcaagtgatctgcccgcgttggcctcccaaagtgctgggattacaggcatgagccaccagacccagccgCTTGtgcctgatttttaaattgtttcattaTCCCCTTTCTTGACCAGGCAATCCTTAGGACACATGACTAACATAGTAATGCTCACCCAAActcttaaaatagaaaacagtcaCCTATGTGAATGGCAGAGATGAAAATGTTTGCTAACACACCGTGTTGACaatggtgtaaggaagaggtacTCTCAAGTCTCGTAGAAATATTAATTCATGTAACCTCGTTAGAGGGCAATTTGGCAACATCTACTAAAGCAAATTCACTTCTAGGACTTTATTTTCCAGAAGCACTCCTACATGTGCTCAAAGCATGGATCAAATATTGGATATTCATTACAATAGTGAAAGATTGGAGAAAAAACAGTATGTGAATAGATTGATTTAATAAATtaaggtggccgggcgcggtggctcacgcctgtaatcccagcactttgggaggccgagacgggcggatcacaaggtcaggagatcgagaccatcctggctaacatggtgaaaacccgtctctactaaaaatacaaaaaactagccgggcgcggtggcaggcacctgtagtcccagctactcaggaggctgaggcaggagaatggcgtgaacccaggaggcggagcttacagtgagccgagatcgtgccactgtactccaacctgggtgacagagcgagactctgcctaaaaaaaaataaaaaataaaaataaaataaattaaggtaTCCATAATGTCCATAATGTACacaattcatcttttaaaaagaaagaatcataTCCACATAATGATTGAACCCCTATCcagatttgattttaaaaaattgagtaatAACCATATTAGGATGATGGGGGAGAGGGAATTTGGGGCATATGGAGTGATGTGGAGAGGGAGGTAAAGAGTGCCCAGTCCTCGGTCTTCATAGTAGGAAGCGCATtaactatgtttaaaaaatgctttttggcAAAGGGCAAATCTCACTCAACCGCCACATTCTTGTAACATAACTCACGGCTCAGACCTCACGGTTAattgtgattttattattttttaatatacgtCATTATTTAGAAATTCGAGgctggggcggtggctcatgtctgtaatcccagcacttctgggggCCGAGATGgggggattacttgaggctagggGTTGGAGataagtctgggcaacatagcaaggttcTGTCTctaacttaaattattttaaaaaaagaagaaaaaaatagaaattcgaATCATGTCTCAGGAGTGTTCATGCACCagttctttctactttctttctgaGGGGTGACTCTGCCTTAGCCTGACACCCAGTGCTGCCCTAGGAAAGCTGTTGTTCACTTGCCTTTCATATTTGAAACCCAGACTCCAAGAGTTTTAGGTGTCTCCCACTAGGAATTACATTTAAGTTTCCTGCTTGAAATCTACGACCGTACACACTATTCATGGTGATAAATGACAACACATGATTCACTGTGAAAAATGACAACAGCCACCTATATGGGGTGCAGACTATGTGCCGGTGGCTTTATacatattctttgttttgttgctcaTGGACACCCTCTCTCAcacttacaaatgaggaaactgaggctcagagaagtgaaatagCTTAGCCTTGCTCCCATAGCAAGAAAGTGTCAGCTTAACTACTCTATTACAGGGCTAGAGCAGAAAAATCAGAAAGCACAGATAATTAGAggtttaaaattctaaatatagaGTCTTGAAATCTGGAGGTCTTATTTTGAATTTGAATAGATATAGTTGTTTCCTACGCACTAGAGGTAACTCACTTGAATACCAGAATTGATTAATCATTCTATCAGCATCTAAGACTATTAGATAATTTGTTTGCTCCGAATCCCAGAGAGGTCTGGCAGCCCTTTTTGCCCCAGCAGGGCAAGTAACAAAAGCAGGACATCTGAAGTCAAACCCAGGTCCTGGCCACTAGTGGAATACCTGTGGGGTAGGAAGTAGAGAGGAACCACAGAACTAAAAGCTGCAAAGCAGTCTATTACATTaggtgtttttaaataaattattttatgtattgattTCTCTGATCTCTAATTTCCTCACCAGTAAAATGGGTGTAATAAAATCTCTTCTCTAGCACagtaaaaatggaaggaaatgaaCTATAACGCAGTGGCTTCAGATACTGTGTTCTGTGCCTAGTACATATTTACCTGCTTCTCCTTTATCAGATggtacacttttcttttttctttctttctttctttttttttttgagatggattttcactcttttcacccaggccggagtgcaatggcacaatctttgctcattgcaacctccacctcctgggttcaagtgattctcctgcctcagccttctgaggagctgggattacaggcacctgccaccacccctggctaatttttatttttagtagagacgtggtttcaccatgtcagccaggctggtctcaaactcctgacttcaggtggtccagctgccttggcctcccaaagtgctggaattacaggagtgagtcaccgtaCCTGGCCAGATGGTAAACTTTTCTAGGGCAGGtacttgtttattttgttcatcCCTGTTTTCCTAAGAGTCTGGTCTGTAAATACGCCATAGTACAATTGAATGTGTGGACAATGCTAAAGTAatgtttgtctctttctttctctagccACCCAAACAGCCACGTtgacttgtttttatttcataggGCCTGGGTATTAAAAAAAGGGCCTTAATCTTTGTGATGAATAGATCTTTGGTTTTCTCCATGGTTGGTGTGGGAATTGATTCCCCTGGGTGATTTTTTGGGGAGACCTCTGTGATGGGAGAAGTGGCTGTTTGTGAACGAGACTCAGTAAAACCTCCCCACCccacagtttacaaagcactttcacttTTATTCCCATCTACACTGATCTGTAACTgcggggattttttttttttttttttttcctacagatgGATAGTGAATGGCAGAAAGAGACTCCAGGAGAAAAAGACTCCAGGTTGTGGGAGGCTCTGATATACCCCGTAGCTGCCTCGAGGTTACATTG
The window above is part of the Chlorocebus sabaeus isolate Y175 chromosome 27, mChlSab1.0.hap1, whole genome shotgun sequence genome. Proteins encoded here:
- the CLRN2 gene encoding clarin-2, translating into MPGWFKKAWYGLASLLSFSSFILIIVALVVPHWLSGKILCQTGVDLVNATDRELVKFIGDIYYGLFQGCKVRQCGLGSRQSQFTIFPHLVKELNAGLHVMILLLLFLALALALVSMGFAILNMIQVPYRAVNGPGGICLWNVLAGGVVALAIGSFMAAVKFHDLTERIANFQEKLFQFVVLEEQYEESFWICVASASAHAANLVVVAISHIPLPEIKTKIEEATVTAEDILY